In a single window of the Granulicella sibirica genome:
- a CDS encoding response regulator, with the protein MSEGSAMLGFYDPAFVALSVFIAVLSAYAALDLAGRVTLSRTRAARLAWLGGGAVAMGIGIWSMHYIGMLAFRMQMPVLYDWPTVLLSLTAAIAASGIALYSVSRKTLSLATTFIGSLSMGGGVAAMHYIGMAAMRMPATRVYSMPLVGASIVLAVVIAFVALRLTFASRHVSLLFTWRKGLSALLMGFAIPVMHYLGMAAARFVPAPLNQADLRHAINISDLGAVSIALVTVVLLCLVFLSAIVDRQFSHQEKELEGSEERYRMIIDSTFDAFLGISPAGILTDWNAQACATFGWTVEEAMGRAATEMIEVGNSGNESLLSLLAAKADAPLQGRVEIIARHKSGIRFPAEMALSVIRMGENNLFAAFIHDVTERKAAERQMEEARQAAEAASRAKSEFLANMSHEIRTPLNGVIGMTDLALETELTREQREYLETVKLSADSLLSVINDILDFSKIEAGKVDLEDIRFDIRECLESTLKTLALRADEKNLELLCDINPDVPEAVFGDPGRLRQITTNLIGNALKFTSEGEVSLHLVTETTSGLGEQLHFTVSDTGIGIAPHKLETIFESFSQADTSTTRVYGGTGLGLTISRRLIDIMGGRIWIESELGKGSHFHFTVPLRKAEPFERSPEDTATSEILTGIRVLIIDDNKTNRRILEGLMRTWGLEPTSAADGPAALDLVAKACASGEHYRLILTDMHMPKMDGFTVVQEIIKSPEHSLANTTVMMLSSGGHRGDAARCQELGIAAYLLKPVRQVELRQAIVRALGGNTARGHSAMITQKSMRAEQAVSKSLNILLAEDNPVNQKLAVRLLEKRGHTVTVVDNGREAFNSVVRGPFDLVLMDVQMPEMDGITATMKIRLHEQTTGGHQPIVAMTALVMKGDRERCIAARMDGYLSKPIRPVELDEVLDGYMARKTSPTETEAASAEAKSAPSHESVNVTELLERIDGDIEFIAELSDIFRNDYPRQLQAVSACIRAGDAEGLKRAAHTLKGALANLSAIHASSIAADLEQIGDSGNLDQAQEDVDRLNEELPRVLTALDEVCREQVVS; encoded by the coding sequence ATGAGCGAAGGTTCCGCGATGCTGGGCTTTTACGACCCGGCCTTTGTTGCACTCTCTGTCTTTATTGCTGTCCTGTCTGCGTATGCTGCGCTCGACCTTGCTGGCCGCGTCACACTGAGCCGCACCCGTGCCGCCCGTCTCGCCTGGCTTGGTGGCGGTGCCGTCGCCATGGGCATCGGCATCTGGTCCATGCACTACATTGGCATGCTCGCCTTCCGCATGCAGATGCCCGTCCTTTATGACTGGCCGACCGTTCTGCTCTCGCTGACTGCCGCGATCGCCGCATCCGGGATAGCCCTCTACTCCGTCAGCCGCAAGACCCTCAGCCTGGCCACCACATTCATCGGCAGCCTGAGCATGGGCGGCGGCGTCGCTGCCATGCACTACATCGGCATGGCCGCCATGCGGATGCCCGCCACCCGCGTCTACTCCATGCCTCTCGTCGGGGCGTCCATCGTATTGGCTGTCGTCATTGCGTTTGTAGCCCTCCGTCTTACCTTCGCGTCGCGCCACGTCTCCCTTCTCTTCACTTGGCGCAAGGGCCTTAGCGCCCTCCTGATGGGCTTTGCTATTCCGGTAATGCACTACCTCGGCATGGCTGCCGCAAGGTTCGTTCCTGCGCCGCTCAACCAGGCCGACCTCCGTCACGCCATCAACATCTCCGATCTCGGGGCGGTTAGCATCGCCCTCGTGACGGTGGTGCTCCTCTGCCTCGTCTTCCTGTCCGCTATTGTCGATCGCCAGTTCTCCCATCAGGAGAAGGAACTCGAGGGCAGCGAAGAGCGTTATCGCATGATCATCGACTCCACCTTCGATGCCTTCCTCGGCATCAGTCCCGCCGGCATCCTCACCGACTGGAACGCGCAGGCATGCGCCACCTTCGGCTGGACCGTAGAAGAAGCCATGGGACGCGCCGCGACAGAGATGATCGAGGTCGGCAACAGCGGGAACGAAAGCCTCCTAAGCCTCCTCGCCGCTAAGGCCGACGCGCCGCTTCAGGGCCGTGTCGAAATCATTGCCCGTCATAAGTCCGGCATCCGTTTCCCTGCCGAAATGGCCCTCTCTGTCATCCGGATGGGCGAGAACAACCTCTTCGCGGCCTTCATCCATGACGTGACCGAGCGCAAGGCCGCCGAGCGCCAGATGGAAGAGGCCCGCCAGGCCGCCGAGGCCGCAAGCCGCGCCAAGAGCGAGTTCCTCGCCAACATGAGCCACGAGATCCGCACTCCGCTCAACGGCGTCATCGGCATGACCGACCTCGCGCTCGAAACCGAACTCACCCGCGAGCAGCGCGAGTACCTCGAAACCGTGAAGCTCTCGGCCGACTCGCTCCTCTCCGTCATCAACGACATCCTCGACTTCTCCAAGATCGAAGCCGGCAAGGTCGACCTCGAAGATATCCGCTTCGACATCCGCGAGTGCCTCGAATCAACCCTCAAGACCCTCGCCCTCCGCGCCGACGAGAAGAACCTCGAGCTCCTCTGCGATATCAACCCCGACGTTCCCGAAGCGGTCTTCGGCGACCCCGGACGCCTTCGCCAGATCACCACCAACCTCATCGGAAACGCCCTCAAGTTCACATCGGAAGGCGAAGTCTCCCTCCACCTCGTAACGGAGACAACTAGCGGCCTCGGGGAACAGCTCCACTTCACCGTCTCTGACACCGGCATCGGCATCGCTCCACACAAGCTCGAGACCATCTTCGAGTCCTTTAGCCAGGCGGATACCTCCACCACGCGCGTCTACGGCGGCACAGGCCTCGGACTCACGATCTCCCGCCGCCTCATCGACATCATGGGAGGACGCATCTGGATCGAGAGCGAGCTCGGCAAAGGCTCTCACTTCCACTTCACCGTCCCCCTCCGCAAGGCAGAGCCGTTCGAGCGCAGCCCCGAGGACACGGCGACCTCCGAGATCCTCACCGGCATTCGTGTCCTCATCATCGATGACAACAAGACCAACCGCCGCATTCTCGAAGGCCTCATGCGCACCTGGGGGCTGGAACCCACATCGGCTGCCGATGGCCCTGCGGCTCTCGACCTTGTTGCCAAAGCCTGTGCTTCCGGCGAGCACTACCGGCTCATTCTCACCGACATGCACATGCCCAAGATGGACGGGTTCACCGTCGTTCAGGAGATCATCAAGAGTCCCGAGCATTCGCTTGCCAACACGACCGTCATGATGCTTTCCTCCGGTGGTCATCGCGGCGATGCCGCCCGCTGCCAGGAACTCGGCATTGCCGCCTACCTCCTAAAACCTGTCCGTCAGGTGGAGCTACGCCAGGCCATCGTGCGAGCGCTCGGCGGTAACACGGCACGCGGTCACTCCGCGATGATCACGCAGAAATCCATGCGAGCGGAGCAAGCCGTGAGTAAGTCCTTGAATATCCTTCTAGCCGAGGACAATCCCGTCAACCAGAAGCTGGCGGTTCGCCTCCTCGAAAAGCGGGGACACACCGTCACCGTCGTCGACAATGGCCGCGAGGCGTTCAACTCCGTTGTCCGTGGACCCTTCGATCTCGTCCTCATGGACGTCCAGATGCCTGAGATGGACGGCATCACCGCCACAATGAAGATCCGCCTGCACGAGCAGACCACGGGGGGACATCAGCCCATCGTCGCCATGACCGCGCTCGTCATGAAAGGAGACCGCGAACGCTGCATCGCGGCCAGGATGGACGGCTATCTCTCCAAGCCGATCCGGCCCGTCGAACTCGACGAGGTGCTCGACGGATACATGGCACGAAAGACCTCCCCAACCGAGACCGAAGCAGCTTCAGCCGAAGCCAAGAGCGCTCCGAGCCATGAGTCCGTCAACGTCACCGAACTCCTCGAACGCATCGACGGTGACATTGAATTCATAGCCGAACTCTCCGACATCTTTCGCAACGACTATCCTCGGCAACTACAGGCCGTAAGCGCCTGCATCCGTGCCGGCGACGCGGAAGGTCTCAAGCGGGCTGCTCACACCTTGAAGGGAGCCCTAGCCAATCTATCCGCCATTCATGCCTCTTCGATTGCGGCAGATCTCGAACAGATCGGAGACTCCGGCAACCTGGATCAGGCGCAGGAAGATGTCGACAGGCTGAACGAGGAACTGCCGCGCGTTCTCACTGCACTCGACGAAGTCTGCAGAGAGCAGGTCGTCTCATGA